In Vibrio alginolyticus NBRC 15630 = ATCC 17749, the sequence TGAACTAAGGATGTTATATGTCTACCGAGGGCTTTTCTGTTTCGGAAATATGCCGAGAAGCGGCAGTGATGGTCAGAAGGAATCTACTCGCAATTGTTATTGCTTGTATTCCGTTGATTATCGTGCACTCAATTTTTGCTTTTATGTATCCTGAAATGACGGGGCAAGATCAAGCGAACGTTCAAGAAGGCAATGTCGCAGGATTTTATTTCGTCACAATTATTTTGTACCCACTTGTTGCCGCTATGGCGGCTGTGCGTGTGCATCGAATTTATTTAGCCGGCGATTACATGCACTCTGCGTTGGATGTATTTCGTTTGTCAGCTCGAGAATTCCGTTTCATAGGCTGGTGGATACTGTTTGGACTGATGATGATGCTCGTTATTGGTATCCCGATCTTTGTGTTGTCGTTTATCTACATTGCAGAAAGTGGTGAAGCCGACTTTGTTGCTATGGCTATTATCACAACGATTGCAAGCATTCCTGGCTATTGGGTAATGGCGCGATGGTCATTTGTGTTGCCAGCGACTGCAATGGATCATCAGCCGCGCAGTTTGCGTCGTTCGTGGAACCAGAGCAGAGCATACAACAAACAAGTATTCATTTTGATGGGACTAATTCCATTGGGTGCGGGCTTGCTCAGTCAGCTGATCTTTAGCCACTTTACGAATCTCTTTATGTTGAGCTTCGTCGGTGTGGCCTATGGTATTTTTGGCGCGTACCAGCTGGCATTGTTATCGTTGAGCTATAAAACGGTAGTGGATATCGAACGCGCTCGTTTTGATACGACATCACAGCCACCAAAAACGGGTGAAGAATTTTCCGCTTAACCCTTTGATCGTTTTTACATGCTACCTCTGTTTAGGAGACGGTCTGCGGCAGGTTGATACCTTCCTGCCGCCTTCGCGTTATTCACGCAAAATACCCATGCCCATTTCATGGCTGAATGACAGGGACATTCACACGTATACTCACAACAGTACTTCTTTTTATTAAGGAACCCTACATGTCCATTTGGCAACGGGTCAATTTCACCCATCGCTTTAGTCAATTACCGTCAGCGTTCTATACGTTGGTCGAGCCACAACCCTTGGACAACACTCGCTGGGTCGCTTGGAATGGTGAGTTTGCACAGCAGTTTGGTTTACCAGAAGAGCAAAACGATGAGTTATTGGCGGTTTTTTCTGGGCTTAGTGAATTCGAACAATTTCGTCCTCTTGCGATGAAGTATGCAGGCCATCAGTTTGGCGTTTACAACCCAGATTTGGGCGATGGACGTGGATTACTGTTGGCAGAAATTGAGCATCAGGATGGTACTTGGTTTGATCTTCACCTCAAAGGTGCAGGGCTAACGCCTTACTCGCGAATGGGAGATGGGCGAGCGGTATTACGCTCAACTATCCGTGAGTACCTGTGCAGTGAAGCCATGGCGGGCCTTGGGGTTCCCACGACACGTGCTCTCGGTATGATGGTCAGTGATACACCTGTTTATCGAGAAAAAACGGAATCGGGCGCTTTGTTACTTCGAATGGCTGAAACCCATGTTCGATTCGGTCACTTTGAGCATTTCTTTTACACCAACCAGTTAGCAGAGCAGAAGCTGTTGGCGGATAAGGTGATTGAGTGGCACTTTGCTGATTGTGCATCGGCGGAGAAACCATATGCCGCGATGTTTGACGCCATCGTGACTAAAACAGCCGAGATGATCGCATATTGGCAAGCTTTTGGTTTTGCGCATGGTGTGATGAATACCGATAACATGTCAATTCTTGGGCAAACTTTTGATTATGGTCCGTTTGGCTTTCTTGATGATTATGAGCCGGGATACATTTGTAATCATTCAGACTACCAGGGTCGTTACGCATTTGATCAACAGCCTAGAATTGCGCTTTGGAACCTGTCAGCACTGGCGCATGCGCTATCGTCACTCGTTGAACGAGAAGATTTAGAATCGTCGTTGAGTCAATTTGAAGTTCATTTAAGCCAGCAGTTCAGCCGCCTCATGCGTGAGAAGTTGGGCTTAAAAACTAAGATAGCGGAAGACGGGCGTTTGTTTGAAGCTATGTTTGAGCTTCTTCACCAGAACAAAACGGACTACACTCGCTTCTTCAGAACACTTTCAAACCTTGATAATGCGCCTTCCCAAGCCGTAATCGATTTATTTCTCGACCGAGAAGCAGCGCGAGCTTGGCTTGAGCTGTATTTAGCTCGGTGTGAGCTAGAGGTTGATGAACTAGGGGGCCTGATTTCAACCGAACAGCGTTGCAAACAGATGCGTCAAGCCAATCCCAAATACATCTTGCGTAACTACTTGGCTCAGTTGGCGATTGATAAAGCGGAAGAAGGGGACTTTAGCGAATTACACCGATTGTCCGAACTGTTAAAACGCCCATTTGATGAGCAACCCGAGTTTGATGATTACGCGAAATTGCCACCGGAATGGGGGAAGAAAATGGAGATAAGCTGTTCTTCATAAATGGGTCATTTCCCACCCATTTGTATCTTGTTCTTGGGTGGAATTCACTCGTTACACTTCTGATTCATGTTAATGGGCTTTGTTAATTTATTGAAATGAATATAAATTTTAACATGGTCCATTAATTGCTCTTTGTTGAACATCCGTACCCATCGCCTAACACCTAGTTACTCATGGACGGGATGGGATGTGATTCAACAAGGAGAATAATAATGTTTAAGCCTCTAACTCTACTATCTGTCTCTGCACTTGCTGTTACCAGTTTTAATGCTGCCGCAAATTGTGACCCGGGTGAAACGGTCATCAAGTTTAGCCATGTAACGAACGCGGACAAACACCCTAAAGGCATCGCGGCTTCGTTACTTGAAAAGCGCGTCAACGAAGAGATGAACGGTAAAGTCTGTATGCAGGTGTTTCCTAACTCAACACTTTATGATGATGACAAAGTGTTGGAAGCGCTACTGAATGGTGATGTTCAACTCGCTGCTCCTTCTCTTTCTAAGTTTGAGAAATTCACCAAGAAGTACCGCCTTTTCGATCTTCCTTTCTTGTTCGATGATGTCGACGCGGTTGACCGTTTCCAAAACTCGGAAGCGGGTGAAAAGCTGAAAAATTCAATGAAACGTCGTGGCCTACAAGGCATTGCGTTTTGGCATAACGGCATGAAGCAAATGTCAGCCAACAAGCCGCTCATTTCTCCAACTGATGCTGAAGGACTTAAGTTCCGTGTTCAAGCGTCTGATGTACTCGTTGCTCAGTTTGAGCAGCTAGGTGCTAACCCACAAAAAATGTCGTTCAAAGAAGTTTACGGCGGCTTGCAAACTAAGGTTATTGATGGTCAAGAAAATACTTGGTCAAACATTTACGGCAAAAAATTCTTCGAAGTTCAAGATGGCATTACGGAAACGAACCACGGAATTCTGGATTACTTAGTTGTGACGTCAAACGACTTCTGGAAAAACCTACCAGATGATCAGCGCGAGCAGTTAAATACCATTATTCAAGAGGTAACTGCGCAGCGTAATGCTGAGTCAACCAAAGTAAACCTTGCGAATAAGAACAATATCATCGAAGCCGGTGGTGTGGTTCGTACTCTAACGCCAGAACAGCGCCAAGAGTGGGTCACTGCACTTCAACCAGTATGGAAGAAGTTCGAAAAAGACATTGGTTCTGACCTAATCGAAGCCGCTTTGGCGTCTAACCAAAAATAATAACAGCTAGCACATTTAGCCCTCTCAAACTGAGGGGGCTCTTTCCCCCTACAGACGACGTGATGTAATTATGGAACAGACTTTTTTTGCCAAGGCTGGACGAATCACCGATGCCATTGAAGAGACTTTGATTGCTTTCTTCTTGGGTGCCATGACCTTGCTGACCTTTGCCAATGTCATCTTTCGTTATGTCTTTAACGACAATATTCTTTGGGCGCTTGAGCTCACCGTTTTCATGTTCGCATGGATGGTGTTGGTTGGCGCATCTTATGGTGTGAAAAAACACTTTCATATTGGTGTCGATGTCATTATTAACATCGTTCCGGAAGGTAAACGAAAAGCCCTGGCGCTTTTTGCAGCAATGTGTTGCTTAGCCTTCTCTATTTTGCTGTTAATTGGCGCTTGGAACTACTGGTATCCGTTCGCTACCGACCGAGCGTGGTATGAAACGGACGATATTCCGATGCCTGAAATACTCCAGTTCATGGCCGACTGGTTAAATGAGGGAGAGCGTTATGAAAAGCTGCCACGTTTTATTCCTTACTTCGCTTTGCCACTTGGAATGGCGCTACTAACGTTTAGATTTGTTCAAGTCACGTGGCAAATCGCTACTGGTAAGCTCGATCGCTTGATTGCAGGACATGAAGCGGAGGAAGAGCTCGAATCTCTTAAAGCTGAGATGAGTGACGCTGAAGACGTAATGGCTCCAAAGGCCTCGCAAGACGCTAAAAACAAGGAGCAATAAGCCATGGATATCTTATTTCTATTTTTGATGGTAATTGGCTTTATGCTGGTTGGCGTGCCAATTGCTATTTCGCTGGGCCTTTCCAGTGTTCTTTTCCTTTTAATGCATTCGGATGCCTCTTTAGCGTCAGTTGCTCAAACGCTGTTTAATGCATTCGCGGGCCACTACACGCTATTGGCTATTCCATTCTTTATATTGGCTTCAAGCTTTATGTCGACGGGTGGCGTAGCAAAGCGGATCATTCGTTTCGCCATTGCCATTGTAGGCTGGTTCCGCGGCGGTTTGGCGATGGCTTCGGTTGTAGCGTGTATGATGTTTGCCGCGTTGTCAGGTTCCTCACCTGCAACGGTTGTTGCCATAGGTAGTATTGTTATCGCAGGTATGATCAAAAACGGTTACTCAAAAGAGTTTGCCTCTGGGGTAATTTGTAACGCAGGTACGCTAGGGATTTTGATCCCACCTTCGATTGTGATGGTGGTGTATGC encodes:
- a CDS encoding TRAP transporter substrate-binding protein; translated protein: MFKPLTLLSVSALAVTSFNAAANCDPGETVIKFSHVTNADKHPKGIAASLLEKRVNEEMNGKVCMQVFPNSTLYDDDKVLEALLNGDVQLAAPSLSKFEKFTKKYRLFDLPFLFDDVDAVDRFQNSEAGEKLKNSMKRRGLQGIAFWHNGMKQMSANKPLISPTDAEGLKFRVQASDVLVAQFEQLGANPQKMSFKEVYGGLQTKVIDGQENTWSNIYGKKFFEVQDGITETNHGILDYLVVTSNDFWKNLPDDQREQLNTIIQEVTAQRNAESTKVNLANKNNIIEAGGVVRTLTPEQRQEWVTALQPVWKKFEKDIGSDLIEAALASNQK
- a CDS encoding TRAP transporter small permease, coding for MEQTFFAKAGRITDAIEETLIAFFLGAMTLLTFANVIFRYVFNDNILWALELTVFMFAWMVLVGASYGVKKHFHIGVDVIINIVPEGKRKALALFAAMCCLAFSILLLIGAWNYWYPFATDRAWYETDDIPMPEILQFMADWLNEGERYEKLPRFIPYFALPLGMALLTFRFVQVTWQIATGKLDRLIAGHEAEEELESLKAEMSDAEDVMAPKASQDAKNKEQ
- a CDS encoding protein adenylyltransferase SelO, with the translated sequence MSIWQRVNFTHRFSQLPSAFYTLVEPQPLDNTRWVAWNGEFAQQFGLPEEQNDELLAVFSGLSEFEQFRPLAMKYAGHQFGVYNPDLGDGRGLLLAEIEHQDGTWFDLHLKGAGLTPYSRMGDGRAVLRSTIREYLCSEAMAGLGVPTTRALGMMVSDTPVYREKTESGALLLRMAETHVRFGHFEHFFYTNQLAEQKLLADKVIEWHFADCASAEKPYAAMFDAIVTKTAEMIAYWQAFGFAHGVMNTDNMSILGQTFDYGPFGFLDDYEPGYICNHSDYQGRYAFDQQPRIALWNLSALAHALSSLVEREDLESSLSQFEVHLSQQFSRLMREKLGLKTKIAEDGRLFEAMFELLHQNKTDYTRFFRTLSNLDNAPSQAVIDLFLDREAARAWLELYLARCELEVDELGGLISTEQRCKQMRQANPKYILRNYLAQLAIDKAEEGDFSELHRLSELLKRPFDEQPEFDDYAKLPPEWGKKMEISCSS